ACAGAGGGACGGCGGGGGTTGGGCTGTACCACACCGCACGCCTCGCTAACCTTTCGCCGAATGTTCCAGCCCTTCCGGCTGCTCTTCTCCGGATATGAGGGGGTAACCTTCCGGTGCGCTTGCGGACACATTTCCGTCGGCAACTCCGCTATTTGAAACAGACGAACAAAAATATCGACAATATTAATGTTCAGTTTGGCGGACACTTCTAGAACGTCAAAATAACGGTTGTCACTGGAAGCAAGACTTCGCCCCTCTGAAGAGTGGACGGTCCGCGCGTGGTCAGCGTCAAGTTTGTTTCCGACAAGCATCACGGGAATGGGAAGGTGGGTTTGATTTGACCCTAACTGTTGCCGCTTGCTCTCATACAGTTGTTCTAATATTTGATGACACTCGAGGAAGGATTCGCGGCTCGTGATGTCGTACACTAGAATAAAAAGGTCCCCTGAAAATGAACGGAAAATTGCCGTCAATTATGCACAATCATCACAtactatttatatacatatttaggGCGTCAAAGAAGAAACAACAGTGAACAGCAGATTTCCGGTATACCATCTTTCCAGGAACGTGATTTGAACAGACTAGGAGTAGGAAATGTCTCCTGCTTCGAAACTAAATCAATCGTTTGGTCATGACATTTGTCTATTTTGAGCGTACCTCCCGTCgaattattaattaatacatCAAATGAATGATTACTCTTTAAGTACAATCTTAAgcgatttttaaataacaaatgatatcctactgtgtgttttatttctagAATTTATTTATAAGCTCCAAATATCGTCTACTCACATCTTAAAGACAAATCGCTTAAAGAACGGTATAAAAAGTAGTAGTGTACGAGTACAAGTTCCTTAATTCTACTGTTTCCAAACATAGAGCATGCAAAGTAAGAACCGATATAATATTATGcataatgtataatataaacttTACTTTATAATACAGAAAGATTGTCATTTCGTTACGGAAAGATTGTCATTTCGTTACGGAAAGATTGTCATTTCGTGTTCTTTCCAAACAACTGATACACTTAAAACAAGTTGATGCTGTGTCAACATTTGAAAGTCTGCTTTGGAAATAGTTTTGACAATGTTGTTACTTCGTGAACATCACCATGTATCACCCAATGTATCCGCTCGATCTATCGATTCCTTAGCAGCGTGTAAATCGTAAACGTACTCAGCAGTGTTCAGTTTgcttattttatgatttaataacGGTAGTTTTATGACCAGTTCTTCAAGATGCAATCGTAATCCATTACATCGCATTCTTAACCAAAACGGCACCAAAAATAGCAT
Above is a genomic segment from Mya arenaria isolate MELC-2E11 chromosome 2, ASM2691426v1 containing:
- the LOC128225179 gene encoding GTP-binding protein Rhes-like; this translates as MSLLDKGDNAPPENCKRLVILGSSNVGKTSIVSRFLHNKFEEAHTPTIENFHRKVYKIRRQAYRLDILDTAGILPCPATRRLSYATGDLFILVYDITSRESFLECHQILEQLYESKRQQLGSNQTHLPIPVMLVGNKLDADHARTVHSSEGRSLASSDNRYFDVLEVSAKLNINIVDIFVRLFQIAELPTEMCPQAHRKVTPSYPEKSSRKGWNIRRKVSEACGVVQPNPRRPSVGTDLKAEMAMRKVNRGDSRDTKCAVQ